The Primulina tabacum isolate GXHZ01 chromosome 1, ASM2559414v2, whole genome shotgun sequence genome contains the following window.
CCCGACTGTTTAGGGAGGGAGTGATGATACCTCGGGTGTCCCGGGTCAGGGATTGTATCCAGGATGTCCCGGGCCATGGGTAGTGCCCGGGTCAGGAGTATAAATTATTCCCGGATCAATAAGATGACAATCTGAGTAGAAAATCGGATCTCAATCTTCCCGGGACGTTGGGAGTGTGACTTCAGAATAAGCGGAGAGGTCAGTCGAAAGGTCGGGCCATTAGAACACCCGGACTTAAACTACCCGAGGTATGGGATGCCCGGGCTCTCATGAAAATGCCCGAGAGGCACTTTACCCGGGCCACTCCGATAAACGTGCCACATTTAATTACGCCGACAAAGTAGGGTATGTGCggccgacctatctctgacaccagtgcaagtggttgacaaaatcaaataggctggatgtgactagtatgagatttgacatgtcaaaataatagggtataatcagccgcCCTACTATAATTAATGTTCAGCAcaaagaacgaggtcatcattatatcatctactataaatatcaggttcctTCTTTGCATTTATTCTCTATTGACACATTGAATGCTCTCATTTATTGCTCACTTACTCCCCTCCCACACCAATCTCACAACCATTATTGGGTTACATTGGTTTCTTGCTTGAGTtattcactgacttaagcatcggagtggtcacgccggacacccctccggcgcccattcacatGGTTACTCTATTGGTTGCAGATCTTCATATGTATTTCGGGAAGAAAGCTCAGGATCCAGACGTCTCAACTATTATTTCTCCAACATCTTGATCGTGAATTTAGTGGAGCATCCGACCCGGCTCATTCATTTCACCTGGATCACATCAAAATGCATGAATAAAAAAACAAGTTTAAGAAGGGAAACAAGAAAGAATTAATTGTCCAGATAACTAAGCTACTTAACTTCTATAGTTTCTTGATCTTGTGAAGTCGGCAGCACTAAATATGTGATTCCCCTGTAGGTAGCAAAGAACTAATCCCGCAGGTAGCAAACAAGTACGAAAAGATTACATGATCAGAGAGCTTCCTTATCATCGAACAAACTAGTTTGTTCTGTGAGTGAGAATTACTTTCATGTACATCTCTGAGCGTGAGACAGCAGGCATGACAGAGGCATTTCCCTTTTCGTTTTACTTATGATGTTGATCCTTTCCAGTCAATATCACCACTTCACACCTAacagaaatattacaacaaaaTTTAATGTTGAAATAATTTCGTTGTCTgtacttttatgttttaaattttcattttatgcTATTATTTATTGTACAGAGTTTATTAAATTACTCATCCAAGTATTGATGGTCTGATTTATCTCTTCACGAAACCATTTATTAGTGGGCGTGGCACTTATCATAAAGTCTGAAAAAAGTgtcataaatatataattaattttgtattCCTTTGGCATGGTTGATAAAATGGTTACCGAaaggaaatatattttctttattcAATTAATATAACTTTTTATcttaaataatttctctaaTATTATCTTTGTCTGTTGATTTGATTATGTACAATATTTGATAAGATTTTACCTTTCTTGATGATGAGATAATTATGTAAATGTTATCTTGATAACATATCAAGTTTTGGTTCTCCTTGTTTAATAGGTTAACTTATGGAGATAAAACTCTAGGAGAGAGaatatctataaataagagaacaagtacatttATGCGTCTTCCTTCCCTCGATCAAATATACACGCACTTGTGCACATTATAGATTTCAGAGAAATATTTCTTCAAGGGACATGTTGTTGTGAAGAGTGCAGATAGCGCGTGTTGTCTTGAATGTTGGggacatctgcagacagcatCCTTGACGAAGTTGGCTGAAGATCGTTTTTGTTGCTCCAGTTTTTGGCTCACATTTTTGCTTTCTTGAATAAGTTTTATTCTGGTATTTGGTTTTAGAAAAcgtttattttctcaacgtgttgaggaaattgattttttgtgaaaatcactagtgataggtttttgtaaacgttttgattttctagtgattaacTTTTGCCCTgaatacttgtgcaaatttaatcttgtccatagtatttatttaatgtcaatttgtgttacaaactttaatattcTGGTGAATGTTGTCgtaaatgttgtaacatttggcacaacacttaattcttataaaacacaaatttacaatCTTACACTACTGTTTTCGTATAAACTTACATCTGTAAAGCAAATATTCTTTACAGTTACTACCTCAATCGTGTATCCAATGATTTATATCTTAACATGATTATAATATTAATGGTGACGGTGCTAATATGATAAAACATGAGTCATTAGATCAACTGTTAgaataatattattaaagtaCCTTAAACTCGACtcaaatttcttttaaatgaaAAGCAATAACATCATTATTTTTCGATCTTGAAAGGGAAACTAGACAAAAGCAACTTCAAATGCACATCTAACAAACCAATAGGAATAGAGCAGATCATAACACATTTAATGGAAAATTTCCTCTTTGCTGAAATAAAGGTTAGAAAATCTATCCCACCTAAAAGTTGAGATAACTATGCTGTGAGACATAATAATGCCTTCCCAACATAGAATGGATCCATTAAccaaaaatttaacatttatAAAACAAGATACCCCaagttttattttatatttcataGGCCTATACCTCATTTGTGCCTAGTAAAATGATCATCTTCGATTTGGTACTTCTGCAAGTGCTTTCCTTTTTCACTTTGCGACAAGGTTGTGCTTTAGCAAATTCGAGCTTGTGCCTAACATCTTTTCCTTTCCTCATTTGCCAAGATCTTGTGCTTTGTCTTGGTTTCGTACAAAATCTAGATAAACATTGATGTTGTGTCAATACTGTTAATTTCACTGGGGCCAGGGATATTCTTGTATCATGTTTTCCAAGCAAAGTTCATGGTATACACTGAAGACCTAAGTATTGATGCTTGCACTAATGATGGACACTACAATGGAAAGATTATGATCGAATTGCTTCAAGAGAGATTTAATTTTTCaacatatgttttttttttagcaAGACTCCTTCCGAGACGGTCTCGTATGTATTTATCTGTAAGATTGATCGATCTGATCCATACCTAgagtaaaaagtaatatttttttatataaaaattaatattttcatggtTCGAATCGGATATGATATATTTGTCTAACAAAATTAATATGTGAGATATCTCATGAGagtttttgtgtgtttttatgtAGCTATTTCATCCGGTTAAGGAATTGATTTTAGTTATTGAATCGatgaaatagtttaaaagtttGATGTTTAGATCATTCATAGATGTATGAACTCACCAACCGACGTGGAATATACAAGATGTTGCACGATCTGTGAACAAGATGTTTAGATCGTTCGCTTTCTTGCTTTAGAGCTAGAAGTCCATAGAAAGCCCCAAAATGGGAAGAAGCATGCTAAAGACGTGAAACATGAGGGAAAGACAGGGCTTTGCCCCAAGCTCACCAACTAAAGTCAGAGAAGCTTCCTTTTACCAAAGAACAATTAGgttgaaaaaaaatatcaaatacaTCTCCACACTTATTCACACTACATTTATACCAATCACGAtatatttcaaatcttttcATTTACAATCTCTTGggattaatataattattatataaataagtaGAGTTTTCTTAGTTCAACtttttatcaataaaaataaaatcgaaaACATAGATTTTAAATGACTCGATCCAAATTCAATATTAGAGTTTTTAACTAACATGTTTAAATCACTTCCAGTGCAAAATAATAATAGCTAGTTTAGTTGCtaggtaattttttttttttttttgagggaTAATTTTAGTAGCTCATGGATTTAGAGACCATTTTTGTCGACAAAAGGAATATTCATCAACGTTCATGCACAAATATCATGGGCGGAAAGGGGTGACCGAACGAAAAAATAAACATCTCCAGGTTTATAACTGCGTCCTACTCAATCGCTACACATTCAATCTTTCAAATTTATTTCCTCATTCCAAGCTCAAATTGGATAATCCTTTCAAGAAAAATGGAAGTGCAGAGGTTGTCGATTATCATAATCTCACACATTCGAATTTGCTAAAGCACAAACATAAATAATCAAAGTAAAAATGCCTCTCTAAAAATATACTGTGTCCATGGATGTCACCTAGTTTGAGGGCATCTCCTATCACGCAAATTCTCATCTTCAGGTTCAGAATCGTATTTGATATTCCTCACAACACTGACCTTCCCACACATGTTGAGGGAAACAATATCATGACAGaaacaaataaaaatgaaaacatGTTCAAAGGGCTTGTCTATTCAAAGCAGCATCTGGTGAAAGCCACTATCCCAAACTCCAAAGCATGACCAAGCTAGCATCTCCTCAGAGGTTGGATCAGGAAGTTGACGATGTAGGCGGACGATGGCGCGCCTACATTGTTCATGATAATATTTTACCAGGTAGCCTTTGACATTTCCATCTCAAGACCAATAGATGGACTCGATCTCCCTATTGCGCTAGATCATATATGAAACACCCCTGATCTAATTTTGAATCGTATAACAACATATCCCCTTCACTTCATGCCTTTGCTCAAATGTCTAGTGGAGTCATTCCTAGCAATGTTCATGAAGCTCTAAGAGTTTCTGACAATTTATGCATGAGTGCAACATTGGAATCAATCATGATGTAATCAACTTTAGGCTTTTTCTAACTATTTTTGGTATCAGTCCATGATCCCCCTCCTATCTAAACATCAAACtttcaatcataatctttcCGGTGAGAGaacaaaagtaaaaaaaaacgCATGTCCATCAGCAACACAGTTAACAATAATTAGGTATCCAGTGTATGCCATGAACTTTGCTTGGAAAACATCGGTGTGATGACCTGAATGGAACGAAAGTTTGACACCATCTGTTTCCCAATCCCAGAGTTTGATCCTCCTATCATCAGAACCCGATATTAGAATATCACCAGCCGCATCGAAGCTAAAAGTGTTGACACAGCCTCAATGTTTAGCTAGATTTCACACGAAACCAAGACAAAGCACAAGATCCCGGTAACAGGAGAAAAGGGAAACATATATCCACAAACTCGAATTTGCTAAAGCACAAACATAGATTgtatcataaataattattgttAGGTGTTTCAGTTAATTGAAGATGCAAAAGGAAATACAAAAATATGTAGACTTTCTCCACTTAATTCAAGTGACAGAAATCAAAGCAATTTGGTATTGGAAGTGCTCATAATTCACTTGATCTATAGCAAGTACTTAATCACCCAAAGGCAGGAAATGTCAATAACTTGCAATAAATCCAACTATAAGAAAAACCTACAAAAGCATTGACGAGATCCTTTATTGGGCAAACATTAGCAAGACAGCATCTCTCAACTCAATCAATAACCCTGAAACACTATTACTAAATTCCACGAAATCAAGAGTGAACGCATATAAGCAATGTAGTATGTCCATCAAGGAGAGATTATAAATTCAGTTTCAGAAGGAAAGCAAACAGAATAGCAGCGGCCACAAAATCTTAAAACCAGGAGCAATGACACATTCAAACTAGGGCATAATTAAGTGAACCGAATAAAAAGTATTGTGAGCAAGTAGACTGCATTAGGCAGGCTAGACATTTAAAGAAACCAAAGATTTAGAAGGTAATAAAAGGTGGTGGGGATTGTAACTAGTGATGCAAGGTGACGGTAAATACAAGAGTTAAGAAAACGAAAAGCACTAACTAAACTTCTAAATGACAGTCGACAACAGTAAAATAATCTTCCTTCATGAATACATAAAATAATTGAACGAGGCAGGAAACCTCGTGCAACATCCTATGCAGTTCATCTCTATCTTCAACAACTTGATCCCTATTATTGACGTCAACCATACAGATCGACCCTGTGAAATTCTCGAAGTAGTGCCTCGACAAAGgacaaatctgaaataaaaacaaaccaGTTTAAACTTGTATAGAAAAATAAAAGGCACTAAACACCGATATCAAGAGATTAAAGAGGATTAAGTAGCCAAACTGGTAGCTCTAGAATCTTGCATGTTTTGTACAATCGCATGTGAATTATAACAGACAAGAGCTGGGGATGAGCCACATACAAGAAATTGAAAACAGAAGCTAAACTGCATTAAATTCTCTGCTGCCTCAATATAAAGGTTTATACCACAGAGTTAGCCATCCAGTGAAGTTATTTAGCCAAGTTAAAAACATGGAATACAATTTGAACCAAACATTCAGATAATTATCAGCACTTTATCAATATATCCATTGCCAACAATATCCAGTGAAGGTGTCTCTTTGCCAGCATTAAGAAACATTAAAGGAGTAAAGAAAAAAAACCTTTTCCAACCCAGTAAATAGAAACCAGGGGAATAAAAAAGTGTCTACATGTAGTTTATCATTGTACCAGAGATGGAAGTACTGCTGTTTGAATTAATAGCCGGAATTGTTATAACTATTTCTCCAAGCCTGAGCTTGTAAAATATCATAGTAAGGCCTACCATCAGAATATGCATCTTTTTCTTAGCAAATAACCTGCTGAACATCTTGGTGAAAGTGAGGCGCATCCTTGTTTTCCTGCAAACAAATCACCCTGCGGTCTGGACCGGCAGAAatatcataaaatgaaatcatgAATGTTTCATACATTTCACAAACAGTGAATATAGGTGAATAGCTAGGTGAAACATATATTGTAATCaaccaagaaatatcttttctTCCAATGTATCTGATAAAAATGTGTTCTCTGAAACAGGGTATTGCCGCTCACATACAAAGAATATCATTACACTCAGTCAAAATTCCAAAGGTAACCAATCAAGTTATTGTCACAATCATTTTATTCTTCTTCCCGGCGGATAAAAGGATAACTTTCCCATCCACAATGTCATCAAGCTCGATTTTCTTGGCATCACTATCAACTCTGTTGTTGTTCAAATAAAGCCCCCCTTGCTTGAGCAAACGACGGGCTGCTGATTTACTCTCCAGCAAACCAGTAGAGACAGTTAGATCAACAAGAGACAGGTTTAAGACCTGGTCTTGGCGCAAAGAACACGATGGAACATCCTCTGAGATTGTCTCAATTGTCTTCCAATCCAGTTCTGTTTTGGCACCCGGCCTCAATGCCTGGGTAGCTTTTACCGCCTCGTCAAGTCCCTCTCGCCCATGGACAAAAAGGGTAACTTCCTCCGCAAGCCTATGCTGAGCAGTATTGGGGACATACCCAGGTCCCTGCATTGACTTTTCAATCTGGGAGATCTCATCAATACTGAGGAAAGTAAGGATTTTGAGAAATCTGACAACGTCAGCATCTGAAACAGAGAACAAGTACTGGTAAAACTGGTAAGGTGACATGAGGGAGGGAGAGAGCCAAATGGCACCATCCTCGGATTTGCCAAACTTGGTGCCGtcactcttgaggagaagaggGAAGGTAAGCCCATAGGCTCCTTCGGCCTGAAGAATTCTTCGAATGAGATCGGTGCCAGCAGTGATGTTGCCCCATTGGTCGCTGCCTCCAATCTGAACATTGACCCCATGGTCGCGGAAGAGATAGAGAAAATCATATCCCTGAAGCAGCTGGTATGTGAACTCAGTATAGCTCATGCCCTTCTCCGATTCAAGCCTCTTGCGAACGCTGTCCTTAGAAATCATGGTGCCCACTCTGGCGAATCTTCCCACATCCCTCAAGAAATCCAACAGCTTTACATCCTTCCACCAGTCGTGATTGTTTAACATcgtgaaagaagaagaaaaagaagacgAGTCGCGTCCAATAATACCCTGAATGGTGGCTGAGATTGCAGATACGTTCCTTTCGAGTGCAGCAGGATCGAGGTCTGGCCTCTCAAGTGACTTACCTGAGGGGTCACCGACGCGACCAGTGGCTCCGCCGATGAGAGCAACCGCTGAGTGGCCACAGCGGAGGAACCATGAGAGAACGATGATACCAAGTAGGTTTCCGAGGTGAAGACTGTCGGCGGTGGGGTCAAAACCACAATATACCTTCAAAGGAGAATGGCGGAGTGATTCGCTGGTGATGGAATCGAGAAGGCCCCTCTCTTGCAGAATTTCGACCACATTCCGGCGTGAACAGTAAAGGCGGTTGAGGGAGCGGAGATGATGTGGAAGAGATGCGGAGGAAGCAGGGAAAAATAGCCTCCAATTGGTGGCGGAGACAAGAAGAGTGTGACCCCGCACTAGAGAATTAGCAATGAATCCCATCTATCTATCCTCGCTCTCGCACTGGAAAATTCTGATTTATTTATGTGAAAAAACTAAATATTGCCACTAATTTCATCAGTATTGAGGAGTGACTTTTGCTGTCTACTTCGGCAAATTTCTTCTATCAATTCATCATTGGTGTAGAGGTCGTACGTCGTAAACAGGGATGATAACTTTCCTCACGGGTTTGGGGTCCTGCGAAAAAAATCCGAAACCGGGATGGAGATCTCTAATTTTTTCAGATTTGGGTTCGGTTTGGGGTTCgaggatttttttaaatccccgaTATAAATCGGGACGGATATGAGATTACTATCCCTATTCTCGAAATCCCCGAACCCgtttcgaaaataatatcaataataaaataatagtattattaatattaataaaataataataagttttggtttgagaaaatctTCCAAATTTGTTATCGTCTtacaatattaatatttttaaaacggAGATGGAAGTTGATCCCCGAAGTTTCAGGTTTGGTGATTCCCCTAACCCGATATAACGGAGATTGGGGCGGAGATGGAGGTGAGGATGAAATTCAGAGATGGGGATGGCAAACCCGCCCCCACCCCAGCCCATTGTCATCCCTAGTCGTGAAACTGGCTTATTTATTAGTTCCTTCgtcttagttttttttattattattatttcctGGTGAGGGAACATAATAGCGATCAATTTCTACATGAATTTACCAGCACTTAAGAAGCTCGATATAATATTAATGGTAGAGAGTTCTGGCTTGATGATTCTGAAAGCTGCTCGTGGATACGTAGGGCAGACAATCCTGGAACGCTGCTCGTGGGTAAATGAAAACCTAGCATTTAGCGCGGAGTGATGCCATCAAGTGTTGCGCTGCAGCAGAGTTCGTTCTCTAATATTAAATCAGGAGGTTTTAATGGCCTTCCATACAAAAGATGTGATATAGTCCTTCCTCAACATCTCCATTAAGATTCGACATTCTGTTCATCGCCTCCATTGCCCAGTACCGGGAAGATCTGTTTCCCAGGCCTCAGCTCAGTAAGAGATGGGTTTTGGGAGTATCATACCATATGTTAGACAAGGTGGTGCCTGCTGATTTTTGGACAAACTCTGGTCTTATGCTGGGAGTCTTGGTTCCAGAAGACTTCATGAGAATGCACTGGAGTGTGACTTGAGTTGTACAAGCATAAAGCTAGAGGCCCAATACAAGAGGGCAAAACGCACAACAAGGGcatgtttattttttgtatCAGTGCTGGCTAACAAATTAAACCATAGTCTAGGGGAATAACTTTAGAGCcacattttatatataaaaatacatgTACATACAGTACATTCTGAAGGAAGGTGATGAAATATATAATCTGATTTATAAATTAGCAAAGATTGGTCAATTAGCACCGAACTTGAGAGAGGATAGCATTGAAAACAAGGTTTAAGAAAATGAATGAAATGATTTAAGAAAAGTAAATTGATTATTGACAAAGAGTGCATTCTGTCAAATCCTATAACCCTCTCCCTTCAAACACTCGAAGTTacaaattcaaaacataattaatttatacataTAGGCCTCCAGCATTTTCAGTAGATCCAAGCCAAGCCAAGCCTGCACACAAATAGGAACGACGACAAATTCAGTGTGCTCCATACAATGAAATGTATTGGCAAAATCCAAAAACACAAATGtaaaaaaatagatttttttgtTGGACTGGGATACAATAAAACATGTCATGTCTAATCTGAGAAGCAAAATATCAATACCATCTATAACCAATTCCCTAACTCGTTACCATCTTCTCACATTAATGACACCAAGATTACCAGTTTCTTCTATATACAATTAATTTCTTTGTACCAAATAATCTTTGTAAGAAGTTAAGGGTTGTGCTAAATAACCAAATGAGACCCAGAAAACTCTCAAAATTAGTATAGATTTCAGCGATTGCACTCACCTTCAATTCTGGGGGATGGAGTACATCCATTCTGGAGGCGGCCAAAACATCTTGGAATACTCACTTGAACTACCAATTGGCTCGATACTCCCACTCCCTAGATCAAACACTCCAGCTCCCCGACCCTTCCACACCTCATCCTCTTGCCTCCCACTACAATGATTCGTAAAAAGTATGCAGTTCCCTTTGCAACTCACATCCGATGCATTGACCGAAAAGGCAGAATTTTCACCCAAAAACAACATTCTATCCCCCAGATCACTCACCTCAATCCATCTCCCTGCATTCTCATCCAAACGGAACACCTTAAACTTTAAAGTCCTCTCATTCATACCACAATCATAAAACTCGAACCATTCATCAAAATCCATATTATTCTCAGGCCCACTGCTCAAATACATGTCCACCAACAGCAATTCCCCGTTCGAGTTGACAAGAAACTTCTTATCCCCACCGAATACTGAATTCGCGACAACCTTCACGCTCAAATCGACATAATTCACCAAAACTGTTCTCCCCGAGTTATCAACTGCGTATAATTTCCCTTCCCTAAAAATCACATCATCGTAGGGTGAAGGGAAATCATCAATAACCCTCCATTTCTCATCACCAGACTTATAAACCACCAACTTGCCAGAAAGATGAATGGTCAAAAGCACAAACCCGTTATTTACATCCGAAATAACAGCAACTTTTTCCATGTAAAGATTTCCAGCCTCAGCGATCGAGTTAGCCCTCGGTTTAAAATCAATGTACTGAAGGGCATATTCTTGACCCAACTCCTTAACCCTAAAGTTGAAGAAACTAAAAAACATGGGGAAACCAGTGGGGAATGGCTTGAGCGGGGATCGGGTAAGCGGGTTGAGAAGGTGGCTTCGGTTGGAATTATCGCGTTCGAGTTTGACAATCCATGGCGGTTGATCGTGGGGTTGGGCTGAGTGGATAGAGTAGATAGTGCGTTTGGAGAGATAAAATCCCCAAGTGGTGTCAGAGATGCCTGAATTGGGAAGTATAGGGAAGCGAGATGCGGAGGATGGTGGTGATGGGGAGGCGGAGCGCCAGGTGGGGCAGACGGAGCGGAAGCGTAGGAGGTCGGTTGAAGTAGGGAGGTGCTGACAAATATGGTGGAGGAGCTCGGCCGGGAGGTTCGCCCAATTCGCCATGGATGAAATTGAAATTTGGTTGCAGTGTGTGTGAAATGATGCTGCTTCTGTTTTCCGAGACGGTGATTCACTGATTcatcttattatttattttatttttaaccatCCAAAAAAATATTGGCACataatcaaactcgatttatcTACTAAAATATTAACgacaaatatcaaataaatcatTCCACTCTGAGGAGTCCACTCCGAGgagtgtattgattatagatttttaatgacttttatgaAGTTTAAAAGTCCAGAGGTATTCAAACTAACTTTTATATACTTCATAAAAGTTTAGTGGTATTCAATGTaaacttttgtagaattttaaaaagtcatgtaatattcaaacttgacttttaaaaactctacaaaagtctataggtattcaaaatgtcaatagacttttaatgactctatggaattctattaagtacaagaattatagtctaaggtacaacaataaaatatcaacaaaagtctttgattcaacctaaagatttggatgtacatttaattgagaaatctcccaaattcaatacaaactttttattcttttctcatctatttatttttaccttttatttgtactttttaaaacataattaaaatttaattttttattaattattatataacattttatttttaattattttctttaattttagttaatctatatattaaataattgtttaagcAAATTCATACTGAtactataccaaaattttcggctataccgaaccaaaaaaaccttacattttaaaaaaatttataatttattgttttaaaatattatatattttaaaatttttgtatattttttcggtatttcggtatataccaaaattttcaaattggatatcgttaccgtaccgaaaaattcggtattgttaccgtaccgtatcgaaatcttcggtatacttaaaattcggtaaattcaatatttttttgttatggtaatctcggtataccgaaaattcagTATTTGTTCCCACCCCTAACAGGGTTTGTATTGGCATGTGCTAtattacacaattttttttgaaagaagtgtcaatttgatgaatttcaaattgaactagataatgaagctcaattgtcttcatcagcacaagtttatgaagatgacgactttgatcagttatttaatactcaaaaacaacaacgagcaaatactaatgcatggagggatatcatagccaatggaatgtagaacgatgttgatcaaattgtcagtaatgattagattttttttataaaagactactcattattttgagtgttcttttaataaaattttattatgaacttataaaaatattattcattaatatattgaattgacataaagaattgaaattttaatttcaataaattggatagttcatttgtcgtttttcacaaattaaattgatttaacttttaagtaagtaaaattcatttacattcataaataaaaataataatttaaaatcgaagaggttatctatgtccaataattattttaaaaaattaataaaaaataaatcacaattataaactacaaaattcacataattttatgaaaaagtttacaaaagtctacaaaaatctggaaaaaaagtctatgaaatttgtcaattctatgagattccatgaaagtcaataaaaatctatcaacttcacaaaagtccatcatttaaaaaaagtcattaaaaatcttTGAAAGTATAGAATGAATACACTCCCCTTAGACTTTTATCATATTATTCATcaaaagttaatttaagttttctattttattttaaaattttcaaaatcatcattgagcctttttttttttttggtatatGC
Protein-coding sequences here:
- the LOC142540899 gene encoding tyrosine--tRNA ligase, chloroplastic/mitochondrial, which encodes MGFIANSLVRGHTLLVSATNWRLFFPASSASLPHHLRSLNRLYCSRRNVVEILQERGLLDSITSESLRHSPLKVYCGFDPTADSLHLGNLLGIIVLSWFLRCGHSAVALIGGATGRVGDPSGKSLERPDLDPAALERNVSAISATIQGIIGRDSSSFSSSFTMLNNHDWWKDVKLLDFLRDVGRFARVGTMISKDSVRKRLESEKGMSYTEFTYQLLQGYDFLYLFRDHGVNVQIGGSDQWGNITAGTDLIRRILQAEGAYGLTFPLLLKSDGTKFGKSEDGAIWLSPSLMSPYQFYQYLFSVSDADVVRFLKILTFLSIDEISQIEKSMQGPGYVPNTAQHRLAEEVTLFVHGREGLDEAVKATQALRPGAKTELDWKTIETISEDVPSCSLRQDQVLNLSLVDLTVSTGLLESKSAARRLLKQGGLYLNNNRVDSDAKKIELDDIVDGKVILLSAGKKNKMIVTIT
- the LOC142540909 gene encoding F-box protein SKIP23 — translated: MANWANLPAELLHHICQHLPTSTDLLRFRSVCPTWRSASPSPPSSASRFPILPNSGISDTTWGFYLSKRTIYSIHSAQPHDQPPWIVKLERDNSNRSHLLNPLTRSPLKPFPTGFPMFFSFFNFRVKELGQEYALQYIDFKPRANSIAEAGNLYMEKVAVISDVNNGFVLLTIHLSGKLVVYKSGDEKWRVIDDFPSPYDDVIFREGKLYAVDNSGRTVLVNYVDLSVKVVANSVFGGDKKFLVNSNGELLLVDMYLSSGPENNMDFDEWFEFYDCGMNERTLKFKVFRLDENAGRWIEVSDLGDRMLFLGENSAFSVNASDVSCKGNCILFTNHCSGRQEDEVWKGRGAGVFDLGSGSIEPIGSSSEYSKMFWPPPEWMYSIPQN